The following are encoded together in the Bradyrhizobium sp. CCGUVB1N3 genome:
- a CDS encoding ribonucleoside-diphosphate reductase subunit alpha, translating into MSPSYDFDQHGHLVELPSVRPPAQAKPIAPELCLVPTPSPAPLPWPLAPSPKPSDLTLDRSRNDLLTSFGKLTLTDRYLLAGEGLQDMFARVACAFADDVAHAQRLYDAMSRLWFMPATPVLSNGGTTRGLPISCFLNSVSDSLEGIVGTWNENVWLASNGGGIGTYWGNVRSIGEKVKGGVTSGIIPFIHVMDGLTLAISQGSLRRGSAAVYLDIHHPEIEEFLEIRKASGDFNRKSLNLHHGINVTDEFMRAVGAGTAFALRSPKTNEVVREIDARQLWQRILENRLQTGEPYLLFIDTVNRALPKHQRELGLKVSTSNLCSEITLPTGIDHRDEERTAVCCLSSLNLETWDQWKEKPGFVEDVLRFLDNVLTHFITVAPDRMERARYAALRERSVGLGVMGFHSFLQARGIPMESVLAKSFNLSMFRKIRRDADAASVALARERGPCPDALECGVMARFSHKIAIAPTASISIICGGTSACTEPIPANIYTHKTLSGAISVRNPHLAKVLSAKGADTLATWQSIIAHEGSVAHLDILSEHEKAIFRTAFEIDQRWIVELAADRAAFICQSQSINLYLPADVDKWDLHMLHWTAWKRGVKSLYYCRSKSISRAAFAGKIADRDKAAPLQPPQRTDYEECLACQ; encoded by the coding sequence ATGTCGCCGTCTTACGATTTCGATCAGCATGGTCATCTCGTTGAGCTGCCGAGTGTGCGGCCCCCAGCCCAGGCAAAGCCTATCGCGCCTGAGCTGTGTCTTGTGCCGACGCCATCGCCGGCTCCGCTGCCTTGGCCGCTCGCGCCATCGCCAAAGCCGTCCGACCTCACGCTCGATCGGTCGCGCAACGACCTGCTGACGTCGTTCGGCAAGCTGACGCTGACCGACCGTTATCTGCTCGCCGGCGAGGGCCTCCAGGATATGTTCGCGCGGGTGGCTTGCGCCTTCGCGGACGATGTTGCGCATGCCCAACGTCTCTATGATGCGATGTCTCGGCTGTGGTTCATGCCGGCCACACCAGTGCTCTCCAACGGAGGCACCACGCGCGGCCTACCGATCTCGTGCTTCCTTAACTCGGTGTCGGATTCGCTCGAAGGCATCGTCGGCACCTGGAACGAGAACGTCTGGCTTGCCTCGAACGGCGGCGGCATCGGCACCTACTGGGGCAATGTTCGCTCGATCGGCGAAAAGGTGAAGGGCGGCGTCACTTCAGGCATCATTCCGTTCATCCATGTTATGGATGGCCTGACGCTGGCGATCAGCCAGGGCTCGTTGCGGCGCGGCTCGGCGGCGGTCTATCTCGATATACACCATCCCGAGATCGAGGAGTTCCTCGAGATCCGCAAGGCATCCGGCGACTTCAACCGCAAGAGCCTCAACCTGCATCACGGCATCAACGTCACCGACGAGTTCATGCGTGCCGTGGGCGCCGGCACCGCGTTCGCTCTGCGCAGCCCGAAGACCAACGAGGTCGTCCGCGAGATCGACGCCCGGCAGCTGTGGCAACGCATCCTTGAGAACCGGCTGCAGACCGGCGAGCCCTATCTCTTGTTCATCGACACCGTGAACCGCGCGCTCCCCAAGCACCAGCGCGAGCTCGGCCTCAAGGTCTCGACCTCCAACCTTTGCAGCGAGATTACGTTGCCGACCGGCATCGATCATCGCGATGAGGAGCGCACCGCGGTGTGCTGTCTGTCGTCGCTCAACCTCGAGACCTGGGACCAGTGGAAGGAAAAGCCGGGCTTTGTCGAGGACGTCTTGCGTTTCCTCGACAACGTGCTCACCCACTTCATCACGGTGGCGCCGGACCGCATGGAGCGTGCCCGCTACGCCGCCCTGCGCGAGCGCTCCGTCGGCCTCGGCGTGATGGGCTTCCACTCGTTTCTCCAGGCCAGGGGCATTCCGATGGAGAGCGTCCTGGCCAAGTCGTTCAATCTCAGCATGTTCCGAAAAATCCGTCGCGATGCCGACGCGGCATCCGTGGCGCTCGCTCGCGAGCGAGGCCCTTGCCCGGATGCGCTGGAATGCGGCGTGATGGCGCGCTTCAGCCACAAGATCGCGATCGCGCCGACCGCCTCGATCAGCATCATCTGCGGCGGCACCAGCGCCTGCACCGAGCCGATCCCGGCCAACATCTACACCCACAAGACGTTGTCCGGTGCCATCTCGGTGCGTAATCCGCATCTCGCCAAGGTGTTGTCCGCCAAAGGCGCCGACACTTTGGCGACCTGGCAGTCGATCATTGCGCACGAGGGGTCGGTCGCCCATCTCGACATCCTGTCGGAGCACGAAAAAGCGATCTTTCGCACCGCCTTCGAGATCGACCAGCGCTGGATCGTCGAGCTTGCCGCCGACCGCGCCGCGTTCATCTGCCAGAGCCAGTCGATCAACCTCTATCTGCCGGCCGACGTGGATAAGTGGGACCTCCACATGTTGCACTGGACGGCATGGAAGCGCGGGGTGAAGAGCCTCTACTACTGCCGATCAAAATCGATCTCGCGCGCGGCGTTCGCCGGCAAGATCGCCGACCGCGATAAGGCCGCGCCGCTGCAGCCGCCGCAGCGCACGGACTATGAGGAGTGCCTCGCATGTCAGTGA